The following proteins are co-located in the Manihot esculenta cultivar AM560-2 chromosome 9, M.esculenta_v8, whole genome shotgun sequence genome:
- the LOC110622596 gene encoding cystathionine beta-lyase, chloroplastic encodes MAKLDKADRALCFTSGMAALAAVTHLVGTGEEIIAGDDLYGGSDRLLSQITPKSGIVVKRVNTSMLGDVANAIGPWTKLVWLESPTNPRQQISDIRRIATMAHTHGALVLVDNSIMSSVLSQPLELGADLVMNSATKFISGHSDVMAGVLSIKGESLARDLHLLQSSEGSGLAPFDCWICLRGIKTMALRVEKQQDNAQKIAEFLASHPRVKKVNYAGLTSHPGHHLHYTQAKGAGSVLSFTTGSLALSKHIVETTKYFSITVSFGSVKSLISMPSFMSHASIPATVREARGLTEDLVRISVGIEDVNDLISDLDQALRTGPL; translated from the exons ATGGCAAAGCTAGATAAAGCAGATCGAGCATTGTGCTTCACAAGTGGAATGGCTGCTTTGGCTGCTGTCACTCATCTTGTTGGAACTG GTGAGGAAATTATTGCTGGAGATGATCTCTATGGTGGTTCTGATAGGCTGCTGTCACAAATAACTCCAAAATCTGGAATTGTGGTCAA ACGGGTAAATACAAGTATGCTAGGCGATGTTGCAAATGCGATTGGCCCCTGGACAAAGCTCGTGTGGCTAGAGAGCCCAACCAACCCCCGTCAGCAAATCTCTGATATTCGG AGAATTGCAACAATGGCTCACACTCATGGTGCTCTTGTCCTGGTAGATAATAGTATTATGTCTTCTGTATTGTCACAGCCATTGGAACTTGGGGCAG ACTTAGTGATGAACTCTGCTACTAAATTTATATCCGGCCATAGCGATGTCATGGCAGGCGTGCTTTCAATAAAAGGAGAAAG CTTGGCAAGAGATTTGCATTTGCTTCAGAGTTCAGAAGGCTCTGGTTTAGCACCATTTGACTGTTGGATTTGTTTACGTGGTATCAAGACTATGGCCTTACGTGTTGAAAAACAACAG GACAATGCACAGAAGATTGCCGAGTTCCTTGCATCACATCCACGAGTAAAGAAAGTTAACTATGCTGGTCTCACTAGTCATCCTGGACATCATTTGCACTATACTCAG GCAAAAGGAGCAGGCTCTGTGCTTAGCTTCACAACAGGATCACTGGCTCTCTCAAAGCACATTGTTGAGACCACCAAGTACTTCAGCATAACTGTCAGCTTTG GGAGTGTTAAGTCTCTTATAAGCATGCCTAGCTTTATGTCCCATGCAAGTATACCAGCGACAGTGCGAGAGGCTAGAGGTCTCACTGAAGATCTTGTTCGTATCTCTGTGGGGATAGAGGATGTGAATGATCTCATTTCTGATTTAGACCAAGCACTAAGAACTGGGCCATTGTAG
- the LOC110622595 gene encoding transcription factor MYB106 — protein sequence MVRSPCNEKGGLKKGPWTPEEDQKLVAYIEEHSHGSWQALPAKAGLRRCGKSCRLRWINYLRPDIKRGKFSSQEEQTIIQLHALLGNKWSAIATHLPRRTDNEIKNYWNTHLKKRLDRMGIDPMTHKPKADAFGSGSSQYKDAANLSHAAQWESARLEAEARLVRESKRPLHKQFGFSSSAASASSLHLPKFSPPSKATAAALSVRPKCLDVLRAWQGMVSGGGLESPTSTLNFPENALLTPVVASIPQLQFPTCNITCKGGIDEDASHSENEWKSFEKSNQMAHQVKETIDESNILHEMTMYISENAWVYDSFRATASDIMGNIVEGVSDIMAYNNGEQNSSMAGENVTTTSQSCCANLEDMQGNYWNSLLLNLVDGPVPFGSPVL from the exons ATGGTTCGGTCTCCATGCAATGAGAAAGGTGGGCTCAAGAAAGGACCGTGGACTCCAGAAGAAGATCAGAAGCTCGTGGCTTACATAGAAGAACACAGCCATGGAAGTTGGCAAGCCCTGCCGGCCAAAGCCG GGCTTCGAAGATGTGGGAAGAGCTGTAGGCTTAGATGGATTAACTATCTCAGACCAGACATAAAGAGAGGAAAGTTTAGTTCGCAGGAAGAACAGACAATCATTCAACTTCATGCACTTCTTGGAAACAA GTGGTCAGCTATAGCAACTCACTTGCCCAGAAGAACGGATAATGAGATAAAGAACTACTGGAACACACATCTAAAGAAAAGATTAGATAGAATGGGCATAGATCCGATGACCCATAAGCCAAAAGCCGACGCCTTTGGCTCCGGCAGCAGCCAATACAAGGATGCAGCCAATTTGAGCCACGCGGCTCAGTGGGAAAGCGCTCGCCTAGAAGCTGAAGCAAGACTGGTCCGTGAGTCTAAAAGACCCCTACATAAACAATTCGGCTTCTCATCGTCAGCAGCATCAGCTTCTTCACTCCATCTTCCTAAGTTCTCCCCACCCAGCAAAGCCACAGCAGCAGCTCTATCAGTTAGACCAAAGTGCCTAGACGTGCTCAGAGCATGGCAAGGAATGGTCTCCGGCGGCGGCCTAGAGTCTCCAACATCCACATTAAATTTCCCAGAAAACGCATTGCTGACTCCAGTGGTTGCTTCGATCCCTCAACTTCAGTTTCCTACTTGTAATATTACATGCAAAGGAGGGATAGATGAAGATGCTTCCCACAGCGAAAATGAATGGAAATCGTttgaaaaatcaaatcaaatggcACACCAGGTGAAAGAAACCATAGATGAATCAAATATATTGCATGAAATGACTATGTACATTAGTGAAAATGCATGGGTTTACGACTCTTTTAGGGCAACCGCAAGTGATATTATGGGGAACATCGTAGAAGGGGTTTCTGATATTATGGCTTATAACAATGGGGAACAGAATTCGTCCATGGCTGGAGAAAACGTTACAACTACAAGCCAAAGTTGCTGCGCGAATCTTGAAGACATGCAGGGGAATTACTGGAATAGCTTATTACTCAATTTGGTGGATGGTCCAGTACCCTTCGGCTCACCTGTGTTATGA